Proteins encoded by one window of Yamadazyma tenuis chromosome 2, complete sequence:
- the SPS19_1 gene encoding peroxisomal 2 4-dienoyl-CoA reductase sps19 (EggNog:ENOG503NVVN; COG:Q) — MPITREFIENGPWKPDLFRGKVVFVTGGAGTICRGQTEAMVLLGANAAIVGRNVEKTEKAAREIEQLRSGAKVVACSGTDVRDVHSLAKAVEKTVQELGRIDFVIAGAAGNFLSDFNHLSSNAFKTVVSIDLLGSYNTAKACFEQLRKNKGSILFVSATLHYYGIPFQLHVGAAKAGVDALSNALAVELGPLGIRSNCIAPGWIEGTEGFDRLMGGNLKRKVPLQRYGKVEDIAQSTIYLFSPAADYVTGTIQVVDGAVWHVGSFIGDDVYPVRIIAANNEPIGKL, encoded by the coding sequence ATGCCAATTACACGTGAATTCATAGAGAACGGACCTTGGAAGCCGGACCTTTTTAGGGGGAAAGTGGTATTTGTTACTGGAGGTGCTGGAACCATCTGCCGAGGTCAAACAGAAGCAATGGTATTATTAGGAGCAAATGCAGCGATTGTGGGAAGAAACGTCGAAAAAACCGAGAAAGCAGCCAGAGAAATCGAACAGTTGAGATCCGGTGCCAAAGTGGTTGCTTGCAGTGGAACAGATGTAAGGGATGTTCATTCTTTGGCAAAAGCTGTGGAGAAAACTGTCCAGGAATTGGGGAGAATCGACTTTGTTATTGCTGGAGCCGCCGGAAACTTCTTGAGTGATTTCAACCACTTGTCATCCAATGCATTCAAGACTGTGGTATCTATTGACTTATTGGGTTCATATAATACTGCTAAGGCGTGTTTTGAGCAACTCAGAAAGAACAAGGGATCAATTCTTTTTGTAAGTGCAACATTACACTACTACGGAATCCCATTCCAGCTTCATGTGGGAGCTGCTAAGGCTGGTGTCGATGCCTTATCCAATGCGTTGGCGGTGGAGTTGGGACCTTTGGGTATCAGATCTAATTGCATAGCTCCGGGATGGATAGAAGGTACAGAAGGTTTTGATCGACTTATGGGAGGTAATCTCAAGCGGAAGGTTCCTTTACAAAGATACGGTAAGGTCGAAGACATTGCTCAGTCCACCATCTACCTATTTTCTCCTGCTGCTGATTATGTCACAGGAACTATACAGGTGGTCGATGGAGCTGTTTGGCATGTAGGAAGTttcattggtgatgatgtttATCCTGTTCGTATTATTGCTGCCAATAATGAGCCTATCGGAAAACTATAG
- the PSY2 gene encoding Platinum sensitivity protein (BUSCO:EOG09262D0D; EggNog:ENOG503NV03; COG:G) — protein MLRIGFNSSLQSRLFVRRIGNFPPLHASQGTVNGFAPTAKPLGVDKTLENNIISDTNRLSKTMTKFWDKVDTSYNEDIKKYEIQLDGKTLKTPLGFPLALPEDKKYFAHLIQHEWSNLPNLKIQTNSMPLTSIAARSIDLQAAHEKFEEDRDLAAKVGRLEDVKLNMLRYLDTDTCLIFTTLDEYEGKLRAKQDELYLPLIEEHEDFFTKWALQRGNLLPSHDAKVTLQYLDCETDGLRGNRQTITTQNVVLDWVNHLSTFELVALEKAILTSKSFLCGLSLLRSSVSSPEKQQQLYQVNKDKLEDHYFKTIDEIIELGNLETIFQTNLWGEVEDTHDVEKADWLRSLTSAALLYIQVAEVQKVATKRELEYSPTPVSPPRAFYNHIYSGFYLDALTQGFVETVPQAMASAMVMTTNGNGRVKQEEQNDVVHPSQESEQHNPTPSKSQDHPTWENHNENDKQQSHSPHNESTNEVKQEVIDTIGTKMQRRVKVYLLKEDSWLDHGTGFCTGEIDRDTQKPYFLVRNELNLEEIILKAFLEGSTQYQRQQDTLIVWTDPSGKDIALSFQETEGCADLCEFIVKVQQDSLSPDISLYYVISSNQADENGNSGDITELITGPMVYPDLPTTSNLEDVLDTLNQSSMSNYSKSCMSKYLIDKSYFIKILEAFKQSEDEHNLINLYSLSEIVKTLILYSESAILQDMLSTEENILGVIGILEYDAEFPNQKSCHRQFLKEKANFKMVINLPVENDELGLNIFKKDFYYTFLKDVILARFIDDQTYNLLNALIHLNQIALLDFLRDSEKNNHFLEKLFDFYKGTGDEVDITLQRNGVKLLHQYVLLTKNFASNQRTMFFSELISHGLIDMIKFSLNDDDSPIKALGTELIVSIIEQDVSLVNSINDGESIDNSEPPMDYASTIEAKQPDQSKDESNQEKDIGLKLSDDMTLMTLLTQLLLNEKNFGLKTQAFEALKVLLDQNIGKIDENGAIPDYGASNSSGSDISTEDYFKAFYSEVAPILYKNLIELGNTKEVTEELKHKIKSDELLYQQLCELFSFCLLTHNKNLHRRFFLDQNILLGISRLFKINCKMSLKISAVGCLSNALAFNDKWYTRYLLKSLVIDEFFAFFKTVSKANNLANSTCLSLLEVFNEIPLGRNRPAIRALVAHIHDNFKDFCLKDLEYVQTGRNLIKLHEQLDSSHISMNSSLASNINANGDLNTDGDLVEEDEEYPVGDEGDYDDFHDYYSKETFSHEESEIEEENEVQNTNDQETDCQAQHKNLFEEIQKEFDTKKEKRQRDNDSNGADPESGTQAKKKNIDTQQPNETNNLFNELNDDVP, from the exons ATGCTAAGAATCGGCTTCAACAGTAGTTTACAATCTCGGCTCTTTGTTCGTCGCATAGGTAACTTCCCACCCTTGCATGCCAGCCAAGGAACGGTGAATGGGTTTGCACCCACCGCCAAACCTTTGGGAGTTGACAAAACCCTTGAGAATAATATCATAAGTGACACCAACCGGTTGTCCAAGACAATGACTAAGTTTTGGGACAAGGTCGATACTTCCTACAACGAGGATATCAAAAAGTACGAGATCCAATTGGATGGGAAGACCTTGAAAACCCCCTTGGGATTCCCCTTGGCTTTGCCGGAAGATAAAAAGTACTTTGCCCATTTGATCCAACACGAGTGGAGTAATTtacccaacttgaagatccaAACCAACTCCATGCCTTTAACTTCGATTGCCGCCAGATCCATCGACTTGCAGGCTGCTCATGAGAAATTCGAAGAAGACCGTGACTTGGCTGCCAAAGTTGGAAGATTAGAGGATGTCAAGCTCAACATGTTGAGGTACTTGGATACCGATACATGTCTTATTTTCACCACTTTGGATGAGTACGAAGGAAAGTTGAGGGCCAAGCAAGATGAGTTGTACCTTCCCTTAATCGAAGAACACGAGgacttcttcaccaaatgGGCCTTACAAAGAGGAAACCTTTTACCCTCTCATGATGCTAAAGTCACTTTACAATATTTAGACTGTGAGACCGACGGCTTGCGAGGAAACCGTCAGACCATCACTACGCAGAATGTGGTGTTGGACTGGGTAAACCACTTGTCAACGTTTGAGTTGGTGGCCTTAGAGAAGGCCATCTTGACCTCCAAATCTTTTCTTTGTGGACTCAGTTTATTAAGGTCCAGCGTTTCAAGCCCAGAAAAGCAACAACAGTTGTACCAGGTCAACAAAGACAAGCTTGAAGACCACTACTTCAAGACTATTGACgaaatcattgaacttggaaatcttgaaaccaTTTTCCAAACCAACCTCTGgggtgaagttgaagataCCCATGATGTCGAAAAGGCCGATTGGTTGAGAAGCTTGACAAGTGCCGCCCTATT GTACATTCAAGTAGCAGAAGTCCAAAAAGTGGCTACTAAGCGTGAACTTGAATACTCCCCTACCCCCGTTAGCCCTCCTAGAGCTTTTTACAACCATATCTACTCAGGCTTTTATCTTGACGCGTTGACACAAGGGTTCGTCGAAACAGTTCCACAAGCCATGGCAAGTGCAATGGTGATGACCACAAACGGTAATGGACGAGTgaaacaagaagaacaaaacgATGTTGTTCATCCCTCACAAGAGTCGGAACAACATAATCCTACCCCCAGTAAATCACAAGACCATCCTACTTGGGAAAACCATAATGAAAATGACAAGCAACAAAGCCACAGTCCTCATAACGAATCAACTAATGAGGTCAAACAAGAAGTAATAGATACCATAGGCACGAAGATGCAGCGAAGAGTGAAAGTATATCTATTGAAGGAAGATAGTTGGTTGGACCATGGGACTGGATTTTGTACTGGTGAAATAGACCGAGACACCCAAAAACCGTACTTTTTGGTACGAAACgagttgaatttggagGAAATAATTTTGAAAGCCTTCTTGGAAGGCTCGACCCAGTATCAAAGACAACAAGATACCTTGATTGTTTGGACCGATCCTTCTGGTAAGGATATTGCCTTATCGTTTCAGGAAACTGAGGGCTGCGCAGACTTGTGTGAGTTCATAGTGAAGGTCCAACAAGATAGTCTCAGTCCGGATATTTCCCTATACTACGTGATATCAAGCAACCAGGCGGATGAAAATGGAAATTCTGGAGATATAACTGAACTCATTACCGGTCCCATGGTGTATCCTGATTTACCAACAACCTCGAACTTGGAGGATGTTTTGGATACTTTGAACCAAAGTTCCATGTCCAACTATTCTAAAAGCTGTATGCTGAAATACTTGATTGACAAATCATATTTTATAAAGATACTAGAAGCTTTCAAACAATCAGAGGATGAACACAATTTAATAAACCTTTATTCATTGAGTGAGATTGTCAAGACCTTAATTTTGTACAGTGAAAGTGCAATTCTCCAAGATATGTTATCCACCGAAGAGAACATCTTGGGAGTGATTGGAATATTGGAGTATGATGCCGAATTTCCCAACCAAAAGTCATGTCATCGtcaatttttgaaagaaaaagccaacttcaaaatggtCATCAATCTCCCGGTCGAAAACGATGAGTTGGGGTTGAACATATTTAAGAAAGACTTCTATTATACGTTTCTAAAAGACGTTATATTGGCTAGGTTCATCGACGATCAGACATAtaatttgttgaatgcTTTGATTCATCTTAACCAAATTGCATTGCTTGACTTCCTAAGAGATAGTGAAAAGAATAACCATTTCTTAGAGAAATTGTTCGACTTCTATAAAGGCACAGGCGATGAAGTTGACATCACCTTACAAAGAAATGGTGTCAAACTTTTGCATCAGTATGTCTTATTAACTAAAAACTTCGCATCCAACCAAAGAACCATGTTCTTCTCAGAATTGATTCTGCATGGTTTAATCGATATGATCAAGTTCTCATtgaatgatgatgattcgCCTATCAAGGCCTTGGGTACGGAATTGATAGTCAGTATTATTGAACAGGATGTATCCCTTGTGAACTCAATTAACGACGGTGAATCCATTGATAATTCCGAACCTCCAATGGATTATGCATCCACCATCGAAGCCAAACAGCCTGATCAGAGTAAGGATGAGTCcaatcaagaaaaagataTTGGCTTGAAGCTCTCCGATGACATGACTTTAATGACACTCTTGACTCAgttattgttgaatgaGAAGAACTTTGGGCTCAAGACACAGGCATTTGAAGCATTGAAAGTGTTATTAGATCAGAATATCGGCAAGATCGATGAAAATGGGGCTATTCCAGATTATGGAGCATCAAATAGTAGTGGAAGTGATATCAGCACCGAAGACTATTTCAAGGCATTCTATAGTGAGGTTGCACCAATATTGTACAAAAACTTAATTGAGTTGGGTAATACCAAAGAAGTCACTGAAGAGCTCAAACATAAGATCAAGAGTGACGAGTTGTTATACCAGCAGTTATGTGAATTATTCTCCTTCTGCCTTTTAACTCACAATAAAAACTTACACAGACGCTTCTTCCTTGACCAGAACATTCTCCTTGGAATAAGTCGATTGTTCAAGATTAATTGCAAGATGTCATTGAAAATCAGTGCAGTTGGGTGTTTAAGCAACGCTCTTGCATTTAATGACAAATGGTACACACGTTACCTCCTCAAGAGCCTTGTTattgatgagttttttGCATTCTTCAAGACCGTCTCCAAAGCCAAcaatttggccaattcCACCTGTCTTTCAttattggaggtgtttAACGAAATCCCTCTTGGTCGTAATAGACCTGCTATTAGAGCATTGGTGGCCCATATTCATGATAACTTCAAGGACTTCTGCCTTAAAGACCTTGAATACGTTCAAACAGGTCGTAATCTCATCAAGCTACACGAGCAACTAGATTCATCTCATATCTCGATGAATAGTTCCCTTGCCAGTAATATTAATGCTAATGGGGACTTGAATACTGATGGAGATCTTGTAGAAGAGGATGAGGAATACCCCGTGGGGGATGAAGGAGACTACGATGATTTCCACGATTACTACTCCAAAGAAACCTTTTCTCACGAAGAAAGcgaaattgaagaagagaatgaaGTTCAGAATACAAATGACCAGGAAACAGATTGCCAAGCCCAACACAAGAATCTTTTCGAAGAAATTCAAAAGGAATTCGACACGAAGAAAGAAAAGCGACAAAGAGATAATGATAGTAACGGTGCTGATCCTGAATCAGGAACCCaagcaaagaagaagaatattGATACCCAACAACCTAACGAAACGAATAATTTATTCAACGAGCTTAATGATGATGTTCCATAA